The following proteins are encoded in a genomic region of Amphiura filiformis chromosome 18, Afil_fr2py, whole genome shotgun sequence:
- the LOC140139182 gene encoding G-protein coupled receptor GRL101-like, whose amino-acid sequence MAFNGLGTLQTMVLIQGEERSGGLNVEIGGFDGLTSLELAYVDDHRICCFFIKTVDCTSLEKQSPLFSCGELMQNTFLRVSMWLLGTSAVFGNFFVFIWRLSERNLKREHFVQSFLVMNLAISDCMMGIYMLILAGYDLYFGKLYFQVADVWRGSLMCKFAGFLSLLSSEASVCLLVLITLDRLFGIVFPFSRLRLGRLSVKIIVCIIWVTMAILSLAPILLTDITTDFYGLSDVCIGLPLITQPTNYVIHQGGIQSSLTSHQFSIPVPQDSKPAWYFSIVLFLGLNLALFLIIMVCYIAMFIQVKVSSKTVHRNTERKDEIKMAIKMAIIVGTDFLCWMPIIIMGILSQTGAVVIPVSVYAWSAVLILPINSSINPYLYTISTLFTSKNSKKRPPPTTKKTPLTRSI is encoded by the exons ATGGCCTTTAATGGACTAGGCACACTTCAGACCAT GGTACTTATTCAGGGTGAAGAAAGATCAGGAGGTTTGAATGTTGAAATTGGTGGATTTGACGGGCTTACATCATTAGAGCTTGC GTACGTTGATGACCACAGAATATGTTGCTTTTTCATCAAGACAGTCGACTGTACATCGCTTGAAAAACAATCGCCATTGTTTTCTTGCGGCGAATTGATGCAAAACACGTTCCTACGAGTATCTATGTGGCTTTTGGGCACGAGTGCTGTATTTGGAAATTTCTTCGTCTTCATTTGGCGACTATCGGAGCGAAATCTAAAACGAGAGCACTTTGTTCAATCGTTTTTAGTAATGAATTTAGCAATCTCGGATTGCATGATGGGAATTTACATGCTAATTCTCGCCGGTTATGATTTATATTTTGGTAAACTGTATTTTCAAGTAGCAGACGTTTGGCGGGGAAGTCTTATGTGCAAATTTGCTGGTTTTCTTTCCCTTCTTTCAAGTGAGGCATCAGTTTGTTTACTTGTCCTCATCACACTTGATCGACTTTTTGGCATAGTCTTTCCTTTCAGTCGTTTAAGGCTCGGTCGATTATCAGTCAAAATCATTGTTTGTATAATATGGGTTACTATGGCGATTCTTTCTTTGGCGCCAATTTTATTAACAGATATTACGACAGATTTTTATGGTTTGTCTGATGTCTGTATTGGTCTACCGTTAATTACGCAGCCAACCAATTACGTCATTCATCAAGGTGGTATTCAATCTTCTTTGACGAGCCATCAATTCAGCATCCCTGTTCCACAAGACAGTAAACCAGCGTGGTATTTTTCCATTGTCCTCTTTCTCGGTTTAAATCTAGCATTATTTCTAATTATAATGGTATGTTATATTGCAATGTTCATTCAAGTTAAAGTTTCCTCCAAGACCGTTCACCGTAACACGGAACGGAAAGATGAAATCAAAATGGCGATCAAAATGGCGATCATAGTTGGAACTGATTTTCTCTGTTGGATGCCCATTATCATCATGGGTATTTTATCCCAGACGGGTGCAGTCGTGATTCCCGTATCAGTTTATGCTTGGTCTGCTGTGCTGATTTTGCCAATCAATTCATCTATAAATCCTTATTTGTACACGATTTCGACACTTTTCACTTctaaaaattcaaagaaaagaCCACCCCCTACGACGAAAAAGACGCCTCTGACCAGATCCATTTAA